The genome window GCCATCAATCGAGCCAAGATCGGTTCGATCGTCGGGGTCAGTCGAGCCACCTGCAAAGGTGCCGTCGGAGAATACGAATGTATCGTCGCCCGCGCCGCCCGTCACTGTGTTACGGCCGACGCCGAGCCTGAACGTGTCGTTGCCATCGCCACCGTCAACAATGTCATCGCCAGGGCCGTCGTCCAGGATGTCATTGCCCTCGCCGCCGTTAAGCGTGTCGTTGCCAATGCCGCCATTGAGCTGGTCGTCGCCCTCATCGCCGTTGAGGGTGTCGCTTTCGTCTTCGGCAGCGAGCGCGGAGAGGCTTTGGAAACCTTCGCCATCCTCACCATAAATAACGTCGTTACCCCCACCGCCAGATATGCGGTCAGCACCGGCCTCACCGCTGATACCGTCGTCGCCATCATGGCCATTTACGCCATCCTGGCCGGACCCAAGAAGAATACGGTCGTCTCCCCCGGAGCCTGCGACGCTGTCATTGCCAGCACCGGCGTTAACCTCGCCGCCCTCCTCGGCCTGGAACCCTGCGAGCGCCAGCGCGGCGCTGCTGCCAAGGCTCAACTGGTCGGCGCCCGCCGTTCCGACGAATTTCTCGATGGAGATAAAGGTATCGCCCGCCGCATCGCCGCCGCTGCTGACGCCGCCGAGCACGAGGTTGACCGGCGCGGCGCTGGTGGAATAATTGGCCGTGTCGATGCCGGTGCCGCCGTCAAGAATATCGGCGCCAAGGCCGCCAACGAGAATATCGTTGCCGCCCATGCCTTTCAGATGATCATTGCCGCCAAGCCCGGCGAGGATATTGACGGAATTGTTGGCGGTGATGATGTCGGCAAAATTCGAGCCGACGACGTTTTCGAAGTTTCTGAAGGAGTCGCCCTGGGCCCCGCCGCTGCCGCCGCCGTTTGCGTTGGCATTGTTGCTGAGGGTTAGGGTGACGCCTGAGGCGGACTGCGAATAGCCCACCGTATCATTGCCGGCATCGCCATCCATGGAATCGCCGCCGGTGCCGCCTTCGACATAGTCATTGCCGGTGCCGCCGCGCAGCGAGTCACCGCCCGCGCCGCCTTCGACAACATCAGAGCCGCCGCCGGCATTGATCGAGTCGCCGCCGCCATTGCCCTGTATATGTTCATTGGCATTGGTGCCGGTGAAGGAATTGCCTTGATCGCTGAGCGAAATCTCGACGGTGCTCGGCAAAATGCCCAGAAGCTGGAGCAGACCGTTTGGTAGATTGATAGCCATGATAGTCCTCCCATGTTTACGCACGGGGGCGGCTCCATCACGGGGCCGGAAACCCCTTGCAACTCTCGGTAATATTGCGCGCGTCATGGCGCGATGGAAGATAGTGCGATGCGGCCGCGCGGGTGGATATAGCCCGCGCGGCGGTTCAGGCTAGTGTGCAAATGCAGGTGAGCAACACGGCATTTGCACCAGTTACGCATCCATCAAAGGATGAAATCACTGGCCGAAAAGCCGCTTTGGTCAGGTGCGAAAATATTAATCTCCAGCGTACCGTTTCCGGTGTTGACATGAATATAATTGTTGAGGCCTTGCCCAAAAACCTGGGCAACTTGACCAGGTAAGGCGCCGCCTGGTTGGAATCCCACCCAGACAAATTCCCCCGGAATCAGCGCCGACAGATCAATTGCATCTAATGACGCCTGGTTGAATCCCACGACCATATCAGTCAGGCCAAACAGGGGAGAATCCGCCACGCTCGTATAGACGAATCTATCGTCGCCTCCTGATCCAACCAGATTGTCGGCTCCAACCCCGCCATTCAGGATGTCATTGCCGGAGCCTCCGTCCAGGGCGTCATTGCCGTTTCCGCCAATGAGCGTGTCGTTACCTTCGTTTCCTTCGAGGACGTCCTCGCCATCGCGTCCTTC of Phyllobacterium zundukense contains these proteins:
- a CDS encoding calcium-binding protein, whose protein sequence is MAINLPNGLLQLLGILPSTVEISLSDQGNSFTGTNANEHIQGNGGGDSINAGGGSDVVEGGAGGDSLRGGTGNDYVEGGTGGDSMDGDAGNDTVGYSQSASGVTLTLSNNANANGGGSGGAQGDSFRNFENVVGSNFADIITANNSVNILAGLGGNDHLKGMGGNDILVGGLGADILDGGTGIDTANYSTSAAPVNLVLGGVSSGGDAAGDTFISIEKFVGTAGADQLSLGSSAALALAGFQAEEGGEVNAGAGNDSVAGSGGDDRILLGSGQDGVNGHDGDDGISGEAGADRISGGGGNDVIYGEDGEGFQSLSALAAEDESDTLNGDEGDDQLNGGIGNDTLNGGEGNDILDDGPGDDIVDGGDGNDTFRLGVGRNTVTGGAGDDTFVFSDGTFAGGSTDPDDRTDLGSIDGGEGEDVFNFANVSQGIALNIGDDGTIDITLPDAPTLAAMSGSQAAALASERYYRFHDHNSCIHGSDHDDHVNGSVQDDAVEGGAGNDTLNGNGGVDTLNGGEGDDTLNGGEGNDIIDGGPGKDTLSGGTGADTFRFQFEADAQDTITDGDAGDIIDLRAIDGDLEEEGPQPLTVGEGQQVEIVNDQIFVRPNGAPEFVINTNTYQFDYAQIQAI